A genomic region of Exiguobacterium sp. Helios contains the following coding sequences:
- the trpC gene encoding indole-3-glycerol phosphate synthase TrpC, with protein MNILDRIIETKRQEVDRLKIDGVRAAEPRKLNQSIHQSLGGTDLSVIGEIKRASPSKGDISLHVDPVEQAKRYAASGATVISVLTDQTYFKGSMEDLAAVTKAVNVPVLCKDFMIDRIQIDLAKAHGASLILLIVAALDDETLHDLYAYAYASGLEVLVEVHDAAELERAERLQAKIIGINNRNLKKFEVSLDTSIELLKTKSTDVRYISESGIKTVAEAQMLHAAGADGILIGETLMRAEDPATFIQAVNGVKHDTY; from the coding sequence ATGAATATATTAGACCGCATCATCGAGACGAAACGACAGGAAGTCGACCGTCTGAAAATCGACGGGGTCAGAGCGGCGGAACCCCGGAAGCTCAACCAGTCGATTCATCAATCACTTGGAGGGACGGATTTGTCCGTCATCGGCGAAATCAAACGGGCTTCACCGTCAAAGGGTGATATTTCATTGCATGTCGATCCTGTTGAACAGGCGAAACGGTATGCGGCAAGTGGGGCAACGGTCATCTCGGTCTTGACCGATCAAACGTATTTTAAAGGAAGCATGGAAGATTTAGCGGCCGTCACGAAAGCAGTCAACGTTCCGGTGCTGTGTAAAGACTTTATGATCGACCGGATCCAGATTGATCTCGCGAAAGCTCATGGTGCCAGTTTGATTCTGTTGATCGTTGCGGCGCTTGACGACGAAACCTTACACGATCTATACGCCTATGCTTATGCGAGTGGCCTCGAAGTATTGGTCGAAGTGCACGATGCGGCGGAGCTGGAACGGGCGGAACGGTTGCAGGCGAAAATTATCGGCATCAACAACCGGAACCTGAAGAAATTCGAAGTCAGTCTCGACACGTCAATCGAGTTACTCAAAACGAAATCAACGGATGTCCGCTATATCAGTGAGAGCGGCATCAAGACCGTTGCTGAAGCGCAGATGCTTCACGCGGCAGGTGCAGATGGAATTTTAATCGGGGAAACGTTAATGCGGGCGGAAGATCCGGCAACTTTCATTCAAGCCGTCAACGGAGTGAAACATGACACGTATTAA
- a CDS encoding phosphoribosylanthranilate isomerase translates to MTRIKFCGLKRQEDVHFAVERADYIGFVFAPSKRQVTLTEAARLRAEIPETVQVVGVFVSPTKQEVEEAIEQVGLDLIQLHGQVPDELYREKRVPVIQALAAGTQITVHPDADYVLFDALEAGSGQTFDWTTDLRVDQPMFVAGGLQADNVGQVIERYQPFAVDVSSGIETNGQKDTKKMQAFHDAVKETFK, encoded by the coding sequence ATGACACGTATTAAGTTCTGTGGGCTGAAGCGGCAAGAAGACGTCCATTTCGCCGTTGAACGGGCGGACTATATCGGATTCGTCTTTGCTCCGAGCAAGCGGCAGGTCACATTGACGGAAGCAGCACGGCTTCGGGCAGAAATTCCGGAGACGGTCCAGGTCGTCGGTGTCTTCGTCTCTCCGACGAAACAGGAAGTCGAGGAAGCGATTGAGCAGGTCGGATTGGATTTAATTCAGCTTCACGGGCAGGTCCCGGATGAGCTGTACCGGGAGAAGCGGGTGCCGGTCATTCAGGCGCTCGCAGCCGGAACACAGATTACGGTTCATCCGGACGCCGATTATGTGTTATTTGATGCACTGGAAGCGGGAAGCGGTCAAACCTTTGATTGGACAACCGATCTACGGGTCGATCAACCGATGTTCGTCGCAGGTGGTCTGCAGGCAGATAACGTCGGACAAGTGATTGAACGGTATCAGCCGTTTGCTGTTGATGTCTCAAGCGGTATTGAAACGAATGGTCAAAAAGATACGAAAAAAATGCAGGCATTTCATGATGCCGTAAAGGAGACTTTTAAATGA
- the trpB gene encoding tryptophan synthase subunit beta encodes MTRYSQPDALGQYGIYGGRYIPETLMQAVLELEQAYAEVKEDPAFHERMNDLLENYVGRKTPLYYAEHLTRAIGGAKIYLKREDLNHTGAHKINNTIGQALLAERMGKRKIVAETGAGQHGVATATVCALLDLECVIFMGEEDIRRQELNVFRMELLGAKVVSVTQGSRTLKDAVNEALRYWVKHVDDTHYLMGSVLGPHPFPEIVRDFQAIIGKETRAQILEKEGKLPEAIVACVGGGSNAIGMFHPFIDDEEVALYGIEAAGNGLETEKHAATMSKGEVGVLHGSMMYLLQDEHGQVTEAHSISAGLDYPGVGPEHSLLKDIGRVQYEAVTDQQALDALQLLCQKEGIIPALESAHAVAQATELAKGMQPEEVVVICLSGRGDKDVMTVRNALKGEA; translated from the coding sequence ATGACACGTTATTCACAACCTGATGCACTGGGACAATACGGAATCTACGGAGGACGTTACATTCCGGAAACATTGATGCAGGCCGTTCTTGAGCTCGAACAAGCCTATGCCGAAGTGAAGGAAGATCCGGCGTTTCATGAACGGATGAATGATTTACTCGAAAATTATGTCGGACGAAAAACACCGCTTTATTACGCGGAACATTTGACGCGGGCGATCGGCGGCGCAAAAATCTACTTGAAACGCGAAGATTTGAACCATACCGGTGCCCATAAAATCAACAATACGATTGGGCAAGCACTACTCGCCGAACGGATGGGAAAACGGAAAATTGTTGCCGAGACCGGTGCCGGACAACACGGTGTCGCGACGGCGACCGTCTGTGCGCTACTTGATCTCGAATGCGTCATCTTTATGGGAGAAGAAGACATCCGGCGCCAGGAATTAAACGTCTTCCGGATGGAGTTGCTCGGCGCGAAAGTCGTTTCGGTAACGCAAGGAAGCCGGACGTTAAAAGATGCTGTCAATGAAGCGTTACGTTACTGGGTCAAACACGTCGACGATACGCATTACTTGATGGGATCGGTCCTCGGCCCCCACCCGTTCCCGGAAATCGTCCGTGATTTCCAAGCGATCATCGGTAAGGAAACACGGGCGCAGATTCTTGAAAAAGAAGGCAAGTTACCGGAAGCCATCGTTGCCTGTGTCGGAGGCGGAAGCAACGCAATTGGCATGTTCCATCCGTTTATCGACGATGAAGAAGTCGCATTGTACGGCATCGAAGCAGCCGGAAACGGACTCGAGACGGAGAAACATGCCGCCACGATGTCTAAAGGTGAGGTCGGTGTCCTGCACGGCTCAATGATGTATCTCTTACAGGATGAGCATGGTCAAGTCACGGAAGCACACTCGATTTCAGCCGGACTGGACTATCCGGGAGTCGGACCGGAACACAGCCTGCTAAAAGACATCGGCCGTGTTCAGTACGAAGCAGTAACGGATCAACAGGCACTCGATGCCTTGCAACTGCTCTGTCAAAAAGAAGGCATCATTCCGGCACTGGAGTCGGCTCATGCCGTCGCACAGGCGACGGAACTCGCAAAAGGGATGCAACCGGAAGAAGTTGTCGTCATCTGTCTTTCAGGACGCGGCGATAAAGATGTCATGACCGTCAGAAATGCCTTGAAGGGGGAAGCATGA
- the trpA gene encoding tryptophan synthase subunit alpha gives MRLEEAIRTVNARGEKAFIPYVMGGDGGIDRLPDILAFLERSGATAIEVGVPFSDPVADGPVIQEAGLRALAEKISLKDVLEAIRIARQSTSVPIVVMTYLNPIFRFGIDSFLSTCREVGVDGLIIPDLPLEQSDQFFAGRNKTDIALVQLVSLTSPIERIEKLATRSEGFLYAVTVNGTTGGQTNFGDSLEQHLAKVAQLSPVPVMAGFGISTPEHVRQLSTSVAGVIVGSKIVELLQQGDETAIEQLMAARLPDVTV, from the coding sequence ATGCGATTAGAAGAAGCAATCCGAACAGTTAATGCACGTGGTGAAAAAGCGTTTATCCCGTATGTCATGGGAGGAGACGGAGGCATCGATCGTCTGCCGGATATTTTAGCGTTTCTTGAACGATCCGGTGCGACGGCGATTGAAGTCGGGGTGCCGTTTTCCGATCCGGTTGCCGATGGTCCGGTCATTCAGGAAGCAGGACTACGGGCACTGGCAGAGAAAATCAGTTTGAAGGATGTCCTTGAGGCGATCCGGATTGCGCGTCAGTCAACTAGCGTGCCAATCGTCGTCATGACGTACTTGAATCCAATCTTCCGCTTCGGTATTGATTCCTTTTTATCGACGTGCCGTGAAGTCGGTGTCGACGGGTTGATCATTCCCGATCTGCCACTCGAACAAAGCGATCAGTTTTTTGCCGGACGCAATAAAACAGACATCGCACTCGTTCAACTGGTCTCGCTGACAAGTCCGATTGAACGAATTGAAAAACTTGCGACGCGCAGCGAAGGGTTCCTTTACGCCGTGACCGTTAACGGGACGACAGGGGGACAAACCAACTTCGGGGATTCACTTGAACAGCATTTGGCGAAAGTGGCGCAACTGAGTCCGGTTCCGGTCATGGCTGGCTTCGGGATCAGTACACCGGAACACGTCCGTCAGCTCAGTACAAGTGTCGCTGGTGTCATCGTTGGCAGTAAAATCGTCGAATTGTTGCAGCAAGGGGATGAAACGGCAATTGAACAATTGATGGCAGCCCGCCTGCCGGACGTGACGGTGTAA
- a CDS encoding penicillin-binding transpeptidase domain-containing protein: MKNTLPLLLSTSFVLTILAGCQDQPTPEERLDAYIKLWEKQDYDKMYADYASKETQKTYGKKEFVDRTKKLADSLAIEKISVERMKTTENEEKEQTSLPVKISFETLAGPVSYKKDIPLTFEKQQDTENWYIDWNSSFVLKDFKKEDQVQLTTLDAKRGDLLDVKNQPLATTGTGYQVGAVAGKVKDLTALAKLLDRPVSAIEDALGASWVKDGQFVPLKTYTANDKSKIDRLKQLDGISVKETEVRTYPFGKATSHLIGYTGSATADDIKQSKQTIQAGEQVGKRGLEQVLDETLRGKSGAQINIVKPDKTTVTVAETEAKDGQDIELTIDGKLQQTTYATMNDDPGTATAIDPRTGETRVLLSSPGFDPSEFTTGISQARLDTLTNDPDQPLLNRFTSAFAPGSTQKPLTAAVGLKSQTLDPEKAYTIDGLKTKVDGFNVTRIHETPDPVNLHNALVYSDNIYFAKSTLEQIGTKTFTSGLEALGYGEKIPFTYPMRASQISNDGSIASDGQLMDTSYGQGQMLTNILHLASMYEIFLTDGTIYRPTLLAEEKTKQVWKKDVLDAKDAAMIRDDLYDVVHAGYSLPADIPEIKVAGKTGTAELKKSGEENGQENGFFVGYDNDKKDLLVAIMIESVEKEDRGSPYVSGLVADVLKSHANK, translated from the coding sequence TTGAAGAATACGCTCCCGCTTCTGCTTTCGACAAGCTTCGTACTGACCATCCTTGCCGGTTGCCAAGATCAACCGACACCTGAAGAACGATTAGATGCCTATATCAAATTATGGGAAAAACAAGATTACGATAAAATGTATGCTGATTATGCCAGCAAGGAAACTCAAAAAACATACGGTAAAAAAGAGTTTGTCGATCGGACAAAAAAATTAGCTGATTCTCTTGCCATTGAAAAGATCTCTGTCGAACGAATGAAAACCACAGAAAACGAAGAGAAGGAACAGACAAGTTTACCGGTGAAAATCTCTTTTGAGACACTGGCCGGACCGGTTTCCTATAAAAAGGACATCCCGTTAACGTTCGAGAAACAACAAGATACGGAAAACTGGTACATTGACTGGAATTCTTCGTTTGTTTTAAAGGATTTCAAGAAAGAGGATCAAGTCCAGTTGACGACGCTCGATGCCAAACGTGGTGATTTACTTGATGTCAAAAATCAGCCTCTCGCCACGACAGGCACCGGTTACCAAGTCGGTGCCGTTGCAGGTAAAGTCAAAGATCTTACTGCGCTTGCCAAACTGCTCGACCGTCCTGTCTCTGCAATCGAAGATGCACTCGGCGCCAGTTGGGTCAAGGACGGACAATTCGTTCCGCTGAAGACGTATACAGCAAACGACAAATCAAAAATCGACCGCCTCAAGCAACTCGACGGTATCAGCGTCAAGGAAACGGAAGTCCGGACATATCCGTTCGGGAAAGCGACTTCCCATTTGATCGGCTATACCGGTTCCGCAACAGCGGATGACATCAAACAATCAAAACAAACGATCCAAGCAGGCGAACAAGTCGGAAAACGCGGTCTCGAGCAGGTACTCGACGAAACATTACGCGGGAAGTCCGGTGCCCAAATCAACATCGTTAAGCCGGATAAAACAACGGTTACCGTCGCTGAGACGGAAGCAAAGGATGGACAGGATATCGAGCTGACGATCGACGGGAAGTTACAACAAACGACCTATGCGACGATGAACGATGATCCGGGGACTGCGACCGCGATTGATCCCCGGACCGGTGAGACCCGTGTCCTGCTAAGTTCTCCCGGATTCGATCCGTCGGAATTTACAACGGGTATTTCACAGGCCCGTCTCGATACGTTGACGAACGATCCCGATCAACCGCTGTTAAACCGGTTTACGAGTGCCTTTGCTCCCGGCTCGACCCAAAAACCGTTGACGGCAGCGGTCGGCTTAAAAAGTCAAACGCTCGATCCGGAAAAAGCGTATACGATTGACGGGTTAAAGACAAAAGTCGACGGGTTCAACGTCACACGGATTCACGAGACACCGGATCCGGTCAATCTCCATAATGCCTTGGTCTACTCGGATAATATCTACTTCGCCAAATCAACACTCGAACAAATCGGAACCAAAACGTTTACTTCCGGTCTTGAAGCACTCGGGTACGGAGAAAAAATTCCCTTCACTTATCCGATGCGGGCATCACAAATTTCAAACGACGGTTCGATTGCTTCCGACGGTCAGCTGATGGATACATCTTACGGACAAGGACAGATGCTGACAAACATCCTGCACCTTGCTTCGATGTACGAAATCTTCCTGACAGACGGGACAATTTATCGACCGACGTTGCTGGCCGAAGAAAAAACGAAGCAGGTTTGGAAAAAAGACGTGCTCGACGCAAAAGATGCTGCAATGATCCGCGACGATCTGTATGATGTCGTTCATGCGGGCTACTCCTTACCGGCTGATATTCCTGAAATTAAAGTTGCCGGCAAAACCGGCACAGCTGAACTAAAGAAGTCCGGTGAAGAAAACGGTCAGGAAAACGGCTTTTTCGTCGGCTATGACAATGACAAGAAAGATTTGCTCGTTGCGATCATGATTGAATCGGTCGAGAAGGAAGACCGGGGCAGCCCGTATGTATCGGGTCTTGTCGCAGACGTTTTAAAAAGTCATGCCAACAAATGA
- a CDS encoding peptidoglycan DD-metalloendopeptidase family protein, producing MKRMITTMTMTALMVSGFATTGIEKVEAATTYKVKVTADGLRVRTGPSTAYKVVGSVNSGQTFNYLGVSGSWTKISYGGTSRYISSTYAKKYSVTTSTKASSGFSRPASGRIAQGYGAASGTYGYTFHNGIDIAAPTGTPVYASAAGTVITSRYYGAYGNHIMMKHTVNGISYTTVYAHLSSRAVSVGQTVAKGSRIGNIGNTGNSFGSHLHFEMHRGNYVYSASSAANSVNPLNYFN from the coding sequence ATGAAACGCATGATTACAACTATGACAATGACAGCACTGATGGTTTCTGGTTTCGCTACAACGGGTATAGAAAAAGTTGAAGCAGCAACAACGTACAAAGTAAAAGTAACCGCAGACGGGTTGCGGGTTCGAACGGGTCCTTCGACTGCTTACAAAGTCGTCGGTAGTGTCAATTCTGGTCAAACTTTCAATTATTTAGGCGTGTCCGGATCTTGGACAAAAATTTCTTACGGCGGCACATCCCGTTACATCTCTTCTACATATGCTAAAAAATACAGTGTTACGACATCTACAAAAGCGTCTAGCGGATTTTCACGACCAGCCAGCGGACGGATTGCCCAAGGGTATGGTGCCGCTAGCGGTACTTACGGTTACACGTTCCATAACGGGATTGATATCGCTGCCCCAACGGGTACACCAGTTTATGCTTCTGCTGCCGGTACAGTCATCACTTCCCGGTATTACGGCGCTTACGGTAACCACATCATGATGAAGCATACCGTCAATGGAATTTCCTATACGACGGTATATGCACACTTAAGCAGTCGAGCTGTTTCTGTTGGACAAACTGTTGCCAAGGGTTCACGCATCGGTAATATCGGCAACACCGGCAACTCATTCGGCTCACACCTTCATTTCGAAATGCACCGTGGAAACTATGTTTACAGCGCTTCTTCTGCAGCAAACAGCGTCAACCCGCTGAACTATTTTAATTAA